From the genome of Clupea harengus unplaced genomic scaffold, Ch_v2.0.2, whole genome shotgun sequence:
TCTCTTTCTTACATGGCCACACACATTAGTTTTGACTGACAACCTCAACAATGCTGATGGGTCTGGCAAGCAGATGTTAGTTACATTGTCTTCTTCTACAGTGTGAGGTGTTTTGGTAATTATTTTCAATTTGGGATAAGTTGTAGTGGTTATCTCTGAAACGTAAGCTTCATCTAAGGCTTGCTTGCCAGGTTGTGAAGTGGGAttaacaggtgtgtttatcactccttcacatttacatttagtcatttagcagacacttttgtccaaagcgattgtacaagggagagaacagtcaagctaagagcaataaaaacatggtgtaacaataaatactactttacataagaattagaaaaacgacctgaaaaggaagtgcaggaatgtaactgcagaagtgcaagttaagcgctagtcgaggtgctctctgaagagttgggtcttcaaaagcttcttgaaggtagagggacgcccctgctctggtagtactaggcagttcgttccaccaacgtggaactacaaatgagaatagtttggattgccgtgcttgcacagacagcagtgccaaacgacgctcataAACCATACAGCCAGAAAAATTAGTGTTATAAAATGCTAGCCTGCAAGAACATGCCTATTCCCCTTTGAAGAAATGGTAAAAGCTATTGGAGAAAGGGCAACTTTTAAGGATGAGAAATGACACAGGACTTTTTGGCATGATGCAATGGGCAGCCACTACCACAAGGGAAAGAAAGCTGAATGTATAACATCGAACAATTTGCAATAATTGCATTAGATGAGTCATCTATAATCTAATGCATGACCCAGTCAAATATGTTTTTATAAGCAGCACTATACATTGTACCTGTAATACATCATACCAGAACCACATCCACACTAAGAGTGGCTGTTTTATCATGTTTAGGTATTTATGCAATAATACCACAATCACAGACCTAGAAAAAAAAGCTCTTTATTGACATATGAAACAAAGTAAGAAACAGATGGAACAAACTTCACTCTAGTACAACTTTCCAAAAAATATCATTCCTGGTGGTTTATGTAGGCAtaacaaagcaaaaaaacagAACGACATCAGGAAgaaaacttgttttttttataatgggTCATACGTCACATGTATTGCAAAATGAGGAAGTAATGATGCGTAGGACTATGTACCTTACAAAACCTTACAAAGAATTAAACCACCAAATTTGTCACACCATACATGACTGGCTTCGGCACAAACCGAGTTCCCATTTATAGTACAAAAGGCTGACCCAGACTTTAAGTTAACGTTTTATCTAGAcctggaagaaaaacagattaTTTAGCTTGAAAGaatttttcaaatttctttgCTGTACCAAATTGTACAGTCTCTGACTAAGCACAGAGGCAATTAAAatcttgaagaaaaaaaaaagtcaggaCACTACAATTTCAGAACGTGTCAAAAATAATGTCTCTTTTTGCAACTTTAAACCAGTTTTCTCTTCAGAAATAAACCTCATGATCTTGTCTCATCAACTAAAGATGGAGAGGGCCTAGCGTCACTCCATTCAAAATCTGAATATTATGTAgttagtgatgtctgtaagaAAATGGTAAAATGGAGGTGTCcctggtggggtgggggggcatgcTGGGGTGCCTTAGTGCCCCCCGGATTTGCGGCCAGCCCAGGAGCGTGAGCGGGATCTGGAGCGGGACAGAGAGCGCGAGCAGGAGCGGGATGGGGAGCGCATGCGAGACTCCTTCTGAGCCTCACGTGAGCCGGAAGTATGGTGGAAGTCCTCCACGGCGGGGCTTGGGGACTTGGAGGGCGAGTGGGTGCGGCGCCCCTTAGCTTTGAAcctgttgggggagggggaatgGGACGGCGTGTGGCTGTGAGAGGCACCGGCGCCACTGCCACCTGCACCACCACCCCCGCCACGGTGAGCTCTGTGATGCTCCCGCTGAGGAGGCCTGTACCTATAGAGAGCCAATGAAAAGGCAAAACTGACTGAAATAACAGTTACTGTAACAGGTAGGTAACAGCACAGACCAGGGACAAGACTTGCAGGTAGGTTGGGGGGGAAGGCAGCAAGGAAATGTGTTATTAGAATTACATCGAACCCAATTAGGATTGTCCAAATGCATGCTGAGCATGATCAAAATGAATTAATTTGGACTGACAATGCCCTATCCATAAATACATCTCCTCTGCTTTAAATCAcatcaaaatattttaatttttcAACTGTGTATTACTGAAGCATGGACACCAAAAGAGGCATCGACGTACCGCAACAAGAAAGGAACCAAAAGGTGTCTACTGTCCACTGCCTGCCCTGTTGTAAATGTTAGATTTTACTTTACAAATGGTAAATTAAGCCTCCTTGACTTCAGTCAGTAAAATATTTTCACTGTCGATTATTGTCCCACGTACAATTATCAATGTTTTTGTCAAGATATTTACGGCAATAATTCTGACCTACTGCCTTGGCTGTCgacataaattaataaataaacgtGATAAAAACAAAGAAGGTTGAGGCACCAACCCTGGCACTCTGTAGGAGTTTACGCACTAGTGAACAGACGGCCATTCAAACGTCTGCCTTGCTGTGAAGTGGGGTGTGAAAAGTCTGGCTTCTCTGGTATAAAAGGTCTCCACAAATCTTAAGACCCTTTTACAACCACTATAGCAGCTGTGTGCCATTaggagagagcgtgtgtgaacTGCTTTACGGACCACAGCAGGCCTACCTATCATTCTCACGGCTTCTGCTGCGTCTGCTGTGTCTTCCGTGCGATCGTGACCtgcaaaaggggaaaaaacacaccagCACATGACTTATCAAGCAGAGGAACACGGAGCACACATCTTCCACAAGCCAACTTAACATTCACACAACTGCTTCACACCTCAAGACGGTATTCATGCACTTCTAAGACCTGAAGAGTTTGTGCAAGATGAAAATGGATGCATGCTACATCTGACTAGATTAGATCAATGATGTTAGGTGGTGTAGCATTACCCACTAAGTATTTCTCTCTGAGGTGTTGGCCCTTGGTCACACAACAGAGTTCAAATGTGATTCACCCTGGAgttacagacccacacacacacagactgcctgCTGTGAGCTTCGGCTGTGCCCTTTCGGACGAGGAGATGGAATGTGAAGAGTGTGATGCTCTTACTCTCTAGGGCTCTCGGAGCGCCGGGGCCTGCTGCGCTCGTACGAGGGGCTGCGAGACCGGCGGCGCTCGTGGCTGCGCTCGTGGCTGCGGCTGCGAGAGCGCCTGCGCCGACCTTCACGCTCGTGGTCATCGTAGCGCGAGAAGCTGCGCGGGGAATGCCGTTCCTTTGTTTTCATCTGGCCAGGAGCTGCAGGGGGACAACAACGGCATGGGTTAGACACCGGGAGACATTTCATACCATTCTCTGTGCATGCAACTTCGAAAGTGGACTACACTAACCTGCAAGATTAATGCAAGAACCCTTAGAACTTACAGCAGAAGGCCTGGGCAGTTACCCAAACGTATGGCGGTGTTACAACCATCGTAAAAAAACATCATATTGAagcacactgactcactcttgCGATCTCCTTGGGCAAACTGGATCTCAATCTGGCGGCCAGCCACCCACTTGCGGTCCAGGTTGTGCAGAGCATCTTCGGCATCACGCACGTCTTCAAACTTGCTGCTGGGGTTAAGGTTTTTGACTGGTGCAGTACTTAGGCAAGAAGGGGGTTCAGTGCAGGGCAAGGGGGGGAAACTACCATCTTTTAGTTTTACTTAGATTAATTTACATGGCATGGTCACCAGCACAACAAAGAGCATAGTGACAAATTAACAGAGGTATCAGTACACAGGAAAAACTAGGGTTATAGGGATTCCACTGGAGGCTTATAAAAGCGATGAAAGGGAAGTGTTTATTGTTATACATTTTTCTGACTTACGTTTTGTGATTTTCAAACAGTCAAAAGATAAAATCAGcctcttttttatttgtataataagtcaattcattaaaaaaaaaaaaaaggaaatgtaaacatggggaaaaaaaaatcttgtctGATGTGAATGCATTCGCTCTAGCTTGGGTAGGATACAAATATTAAGACTCATTACCTTTAATatgcttgacctttgaccttcggCTTGACCTTTATGCTGTTTACGTGCTTCCCAGAGGaccttggggggggggcaggggtttGTGTTTCCTGCTCGACTTTGTCCCCAttatttctgttcttttctctctttggaACGCCCACTCTGGTCCCCTTTTTGTTCCTCTTTGAATCTTCAAGCTTTAActtttctctttcatcttttcCCTTCTACTTCTTGACGCCTGAATCCTTACGGTCTCTTTGGGGCTTGAATCTACTCTACACCGGTCTTTACAAGATCTTTGTTGGGAGGGTGTCCAGAACTGTATGTCTTTACATTTTCTGAGGCAACAACAGAAGAAATTGCAGTTAGGAGCCATTGCCAATATACATTAATATGTTTTCAGCAAGCTTGTCTTCATAAATCAGATGGAGAGCAAACATATTGACGTCAACATTCCCCTTTTACCCACGATGGTCATTGTATGGTGCGATACGCAGACTGATCTTACAAACAATATAAAGAGCAATCCACCTTTTCATGCATAATTCTGGAATCACACTCAGAAGGCATCAGAGGCTACAAAGGATATTGAATGTATGCAAATCCTCTTGGCCGACGATTATTGAAGTCAACAGGAATGTAGACATCTACAATAGGCCCATACCGACCAAACTCACGACGCAAATCCTCTGGCCTAAAGTACCGTGAAATAACAGGACATTAACTTAACTGTCTACAACATAAAATACCTGACTAAGTCAGTTTCTGTAAAAGTGACCTGTTGATATGGACCCCAACAACCTGTAAACGTGTTAAATTTCACACAAATCACATTTCATTCACACATGAGattgtaaataaaaataaacaaccaCTATCTGCACAGATATGTTGGCTACTCAAGTCTTAATTGGAGCCCGACCGATAAGCTAATTGAAGAGCGTAACGATTGATAAattaacaatttttttttaagtgaaggAAAGCGAAGACTGACTGACTAAATGACCAGTGTTGTTGCATAGTTTGTCCACCAGAGGGCACACTACGGCTTTGGCAACACGGCTATGAATCTCTGACCACTGTCTGGTCTGTCTCTTCATGGCAGGGTGATCATTTTCACATAAATGCATTACTAAAATGATAAAGGTGGAAgcaaattataattttttttaaatcgataCAATGTAGCACAATGATATTTTACAGCACAATTCTATCGCGATACAGCGGTGCCAAGTATTGCGATATTAATCTATTTCGTATTAtgatgttatttttattttggtaAATATGTCTCCTCTGATAACATTGCCTCAAGTCTACAAGATGGCACAAGACCTCGTTCTTATCTTGCATCACAGCGGAAATTGGGAAGGAAGTCAGAGTCGAGAACACATTTACAGCGTCATGCTGGCTGCAGAGACTCTCCCGTCATATCGTGGCACAAATAACGTGATACGATCGTCGCACACCATTTCCCTGTTAAGCCTAAATAAACCTGAGAATTTTCATGTCAGCCATGCCTGGTTTTGCTGCTGTATTGTTAGTACTAGTAGGCTACCATCAGTCAACACAGCTTACATTCAACAACAAAATTACGTTAGCATTAGTTGAGTGATGGAGGCTTGATTGTTGGTTTACTTGTGAAACAGTAAAGCAGTTGTACCAAGTAACTGAACTACTGCCCAATCATTTTCTCCCCCGTCATATCCCACACATTCTCTGGCTACATCACTGACAGTTGCTAAGTTAGTTAACATGGCCATAAAGGTAGCTAATGTTATGGGTTGTCAGTCGAAGATTCTGCCTTAAAGATGTTTTCTGAGGGGTAATAAATGGTTGACAAATATTTTCTGGAAGCTTGTATAGAATTGAGACCGAATAAGTGAATATATTGTTACTGTAACAGAGTTTTACCTAGCAAACAACAATATTTCAATACCTGTAGATATTAATATAATTTACTGTCTACAAAGAGAGCCGTTGTTTGGGCTACCAGATAATTATCTTGACGCCTGAATCCTTACGGTCTCTTTGGGGCTTGAATCTACTCTACACCAGTCTTTACAAGATCTTTGTTGGGAGGGTGTCCAGAACTGTATGTCTTTACATTTTCTGAGGCAACAACAGAAGAAATTGCAGTTAGGAGCCATTACCAAAATGCATTAATACGTTTTCAGCAAGCTTGTTTTCATAAATCAGATGGAGAGCGAACATATTGACGTCAACATTCCCCTTTTACCCACGATGGTCATTTTATGGTGCGATACGCAGACTGATCTTACAAACAATATAAAGAGCAATCCACCTTTTCATGCATAATTCTGGAATCACACTCAGAAGGCATCAGAGGCTACAAAGGATATTGAATGTATGCAAATCCTCTTGGCCGACGATAATGGAAGTCAACAGGAATGTAGACATCTACAATTGGCCCATACCGACCAAACTCACGACGCAAATCCTCTGGCCTAAAGTACCGTGAAATAACAGGACATTAACTTAACTGTCTACAACATAAAATACCTGACTAAGTCAGTTTCTGTAAAAGTGACCTGTTGATATGGACCCCAACAACCTGTAAACATGTTAAATTTCACACAAATCACATTTCATTCACACatgattgtaaaaaaacaaacactatcTGCACAGATATGTTGGCTACTCAAGTCTTAATTGGAGCCCGACCGATAAGCTAATTGAAGAGCTATCGTAACGATTGATAAattaacaatttttttttaagtgaaggAAAGCGAAGACTGACTGACTAAATGACCAGTGTTGTTGCATAGTTTGTCCACCAGAGAGCACACTACGGCTTTGGCAACACGGCTATAAATCTCTGACCACTGTCTGGTCTGTCTCTTCATGGCAGGGTGATCATTTTCACATAAATGCATTACTAAAATGATAAAGGTggaagcaaaaaaataaaataattgatACAATGTAGTACAACGATATTTTACAGCACAATACTATCGCGATACAGCGGTGCCAAGTAttgctatatttatttatttcgtaTTATgaggttatttttattttggtaAATATGTCTTCTCTGATAACATTGCCTCAAGTCTACGAGATGGCACAAGACCTCGTTCTTATCTTGCATCACAGCGGAAATTGGGAAGGAAGTCAGAGTCGAGAACACATTTACAGCGTCATGCTGGCTGCAGATACTCTCCCATCATATCGTGGCCCAAATAACGTGATACGATCGTCGCACACCATTTCCCCTTTAAGCCTAAATAAACCTGAGAATTTTCAAGTCAGCCATGCCTGGTTTTGCTGCTGTATTGTTAGTACACGTAGGCTACCATCAGTCAACACTAggaatgggcataattaatcgactatcgattaattgatcattaagaatttcctcgatgactatttttttcatcgataaaactaatgcatgttctgttgcgtagtgtgagtgtaatttatttattttagggctgtcaaagttaacgcgttattctatgagattattgtggccgagattaatgcaatacaatattttaacgcaactttgtttacttccggtgtgcgttgacccatggcacgaaaccgccgcgtgtctgcagtcagttagataggagagaccgagacggtagttgaagatggagagagctgagggattgttgggcggaaagtttctgtttaagaggcaaaatgacggaacaatcgacaaaactaaagttgtatgtagcatttgtcaagctgaatgtagctatcacagaagcagctcgtctttaagttatcaccttaatgcaaagcacctgacagaaagcagtcccaggttagatgatcgccaacccacactcctctaggaaaataactaaaccagtccgtgaaaaggtaaCCAACGCTTGGTTGCCGGTGACTGAGGTGATTGAGGTGActggtgggctgactgaggtgattcgaattgcttcaggggacaattcttacaatttaccgttgaggggcaccattgtgtctcgcatacattccttgtatgacgcgagagagcacgaaaaaaatacaattaaacaacagtgacacactgtctgaagtgattactcattcatttataagatttagtctttagaagaaaaacaaacttttaatcgcaatgaatctagattaatgaatttcaaaatgtgagattaattagttagaggaaaatgagggtcagttgtgtttatgagcaccggcttctagctgtcggctccgctgcttaagagtacagcagcgcatattttcaagtgtaaccattgaacggatcccgtttaactgccacaagagttgttcatcttgtaataaagatctcaatgaggaaacacgccgtttttttttattttcactgcattttaatatagcctatatagtgaattttaatataaaaatattaatgattaatcgaaaatcgatcgttaattctcccgacgatcgattaagagaATTTAAtcaaatgcccatccctagtcaaCACAGCTTACATTCAACAACAAAATTACGTTAGCATTAGTTGAGTGATGGAGGCTTGATTGTTGGTTTACTTGTGAAACAGTAAAGCAGTTGTACCAAGTAACTGAACTACTGCCCAATCATTTTCCCCCCTGTCATATCCCACACATTCTCTGGCTACATCACTGACAGTTTATGGCCATAAAGGTAGCTAATGTTATGGGTTGTCAGTCGAAGATTCTGCCTTAATTACTTAATGGCAATATATCCGTGATTCACATGTAAACAGAAGTTCAGGGCAGTTCATGGTAGCCAGTTTAGGTGGCTCACGTTGCTACAAATCGcccttattttatttatatttgctTCACAGGCTGAGCTACTCTCATCTACGGTTTGCTTTTAACTGGCAGATCAGAGTTCACC
Proteins encoded in this window:
- the LOC122131896 gene encoding serine/arginine-rich splicing factor 10-like isoform X1 gives rise to the protein MARYLRPPNTSLFIRNISDESRPEDLRREFGRYGPIVDVYIPVDFNNRRPRGFAYIQFEDVRDAEDALHNLDRKWVAGRQIEIQFAQGDRKTPGQMKTKERHSPRSFSRYDDHEREGRRRRSRSRSHERSHERRRSRSPSYERSRPRRSESPRESRSHGRHSRRSRSRENDRYRPPQREHHRAHRGGGGGAGGSGAGASHSHTPSHSPSPNRFKAKGRRTHSPSKSPSPAVEDFHHTSGSREAQKESRMRSPSRSCSRSLSRSRSRSRSWAGRKSGGH
- the LOC122131896 gene encoding serine/arginine-rich splicing factor 10-like isoform X2 yields the protein MARYLRPPNTSLFIRNISDESRPEDLRREFGRYGPIVDVYIPVDFHYRRPRGFAYIQFEDVRDAEDALHNLDRKWVAGRQIEIQFAQGDRKTPGQMKTKERHSPRSFSRYDDHEREGRRRRSRSRSHERSHERRRSRSPSYERSRPRRSESPRESRSHGRHSRRSRSRENDRYRPPQREHHRAHRGGGGGAGGSGAGASHSHTPSHSPSPNRFKAKGRRTHSPSKSPSPAVEDFHHTSGSREAQKESRMRSPSRSCSRSLSRSRSRSRSWAGRKSGGH
- the LOC122131896 gene encoding serine/arginine-rich splicing factor 10-like isoform X3 codes for the protein MARYLRPPNTSLFIRNISDESRPEDLRREFGRYGPIVDVYIPVDFNNRRPRGFAYIQFEDVRDAEDALHNLDRKWVAGRQIEIQFAQGDRKTPGQMKTKERHSPRSFSRYDDHEREGRRRRSRSRSHERSHERRRSRSPSYERSRPRRSESPRESRSHGRHSRRSRSRENDRPPQREHHRAHRGGGGGAGGSGAGASHSHTPSHSPSPNRFKAKGRRTHSPSKSPSPAVEDFHHTSGSREAQKESRMRSPSRSCSRSLSRSRSRSRSWAGRKSGGH